A region from the Lolium perenne isolate Kyuss_39 chromosome 4, Kyuss_2.0, whole genome shotgun sequence genome encodes:
- the LOC127291739 gene encoding cytosolic sulfotransferase 5, whose protein sequence is MDPTQTKSSVDNAAEERERLVSTLPMREGFWKPYVLYRGFWVSPQVAKSVMLLQDEFKPRADDIILAACPKSGTTWLKALAFTLVNRSRHAVAGDADGHPLLTNSPHDLVPFIEKPDRELYPVAELEALASPRLLATHMPFTLLPASISAVGCRVVYISREPKDVLVSLWHYLNSVSKDYFIKLEKAFELFSEGGSYFGPVWDHYLGYWKQSIAEPDRVLFLKYEEMMADPVKHVKTLAEFLGVPFTVDEVDAGAVEQVVDLCSFQKLKNLPVNSSGTSNLAGWMPMEKSSYFRNGTVGDWANHLTQEMAHKLDGIVQDKLKGSGLAF, encoded by the coding sequence ATGGATCCAACTCAAACCAAGAGCAGCGTCGACAATGCCGCCGAGGAAAGAGAGCGTCTTGTGTCCACGCTCCCAATGAGGGAAGGGTTTTGGAAACCGTACGTCCTGTACCGAGGCTTCTGGGTATCTCCGCAGGTGGCCAAGAGCGTCATGCTCTTGCAAGACGAGTTCAAGCCGCGGGCCGACGACATCATCCTCGCCGCGTGCCCCAAGTCCGGCACCACCTGGCTCAAGGCCCTCGCCTTCACCCTCGTCAACCGCTCCCGACATgccgtcgccggagacgccgacggccacccgctGCTTACCAACAGCCCCCATGACCTCGTGCCGTTCATCGAGAAACCTGACCGCGAGCTCTACCCTGTCGCCGAACTGGAGGCGCTCGCGTCCCCAAGGCTCCTGGCGACCCACATGCCGTTcacgctgctgccggcgagcatCTCCGCCGTCGGCTGTCGCGTGGTGTACATCAGCCGGGAGCCCAAGGATGTGCTCGTGTCCCTGTGGCACTACTTGAACTCGGTAAGCAAAGACTACTTCATCAAGCTGGAGAAAGCCTTCGAGTTATTCAGCGAAGGGGGGTCATATTTCGGTCCAGTGTGGGACCACTATCTTGGGTACTGGAAACAGAGCATTGCAGAGCCAGATCGGGTCCTCTTCCTCAAGTACGAGGAGATGATGGCCGACCCGGTTAAGCACGTCAAGACCCTCGCCGAGTTCCTTGGAGTCCCGTTCACCGTCGATGAGGTGGACGCCGGAGCCGTGGAGCAGGTCGTGGACCTGTGTAGCTTTCAGAAGCTCAAGAACCTGCCTGTCAACTCCTCGGGGACATCCAACCTGGCTGGTTGGATGCCCATGGAGAAGTCGTCCTACTTCAGGAATGGGACGGTGGGCGACTGGGCCAACCACCTGACCCAAGAGATGGCGCACAAGTTGGACGGCATCGTCCAGGACAAGCTCAAAGGTTCTGGCCTCGCCTTTTGA